A stretch of Macadamia integrifolia cultivar HAES 741 chromosome 7, SCU_Mint_v3, whole genome shotgun sequence DNA encodes these proteins:
- the LOC122085006 gene encoding 2-alkenal reductase (NADP(+)-dependent)-like, protein MAKGEEVSNKQVLLREHVHGALKETHMVYSTSTTHLEVPQGSKAILVKNIYLACDPYARSLMTYIQPGMAIPGYGVAKVLDSDYPDFKEGDFVWGVTTWEEYSLIKEPESMFKIHNTDVPLSYYTGILGMPGLTAYVGFFELCSPKKGDYVFVSSASGGVGQIVGQFAKLMGCYVVGSAGSDDKVELLKNKFGFDEAFNYKKEQDLDAALKRYFPNGIDIYFENVGGKMLDAVLLNMSLHGHIATCGMISQYNLEQPEGVHNLMNLITKRIRMEGFVVSDYYHLYPKFVDFTLQYIKEGKVVYVEDITEGIESGPSALIRLFAGHVVGKPVIRVSHE, encoded by the exons ATGGCCAAAGGTGAAGAAGTAAGCAACAAGCAGGTTCTCTTGAGAGAACATGTACATGGGGCTCTCAAAGAGACACACATGGTTTACAGCACAAGCACCACTCATCTGGAGGTTCCTCAAGGCTCCAAAGCCATTCTAGTGAAGAATATCTACTTGGCTTGTGATCCCTATGCAAGATCACTGATGACTTATATCCAGCCTGGCATG GCTATACCTGGGTATGGAGTAGCTAAAGTCTTGGATTCTGATTACCCAGACTTCAAAGAAGGTGACTTTGTGTGGGGGGTGACAACATGGGAAGAGTACAGCCTCATTAAGGAGCCTGAGTCCATGTTTAAGATTCACAACACAGATGTACCTCTCTCCTACTATACAGGAATTTTGG GTATGCCGGGTCttactgcttatgttggtttctTTGAGCTTTGCTCCCCTAAGAAAGGAGACTATGTCTTTGTGTCATCGGCATCCGGTGGAGTTGGGCAGATTGTTGGACAGTTCGCTAAGCTAATGGGTTGCTATGTAGTTGGAAGTGCTGGCTCTGATGACAAG GTTGAATTATTGAAGAACAAGTTTGGGTTTGATGAGGCTTTCAACTATAAAAAAGAGCAAGATTTGGATGCAGCTTTGAAAAG GTATTTCCCGAACGGTATTGACATTTACTTCGAGAACGTAGGTGGTAAAATGCTTGATGCAGTTCTCCTCAACATGAGCTTGCACGGTCACATTGCTACATGTGGAATGATTTCACAATACAACCTTGAGCAGCCTGAAGGAGTTCACAATTTGATGAACCTCATCACTAAGAGGATTCGAATGGAGGGGTTCGTAGTTTCTGATTACTATCACCTCTATCCCAAGTTTGTGGATTTCACTCTTCAATACATCAAAGAAGGGAAGGTGGTATATGTAGAAGATATTACTGAAGGCATTGAGAGTGGTCCTTCTGCCTTAATAAGACTCTTTGCAGGCCATGTAGTTGGAAAACCAGTTATTCGCGTCTCCCACGAATGA